In Hermetia illucens chromosome 1, iHerIll2.2.curated.20191125, whole genome shotgun sequence, one genomic interval encodes:
- the LOC119647692 gene encoding odorant receptor 23a-like, giving the protein MDVHSSESIFNFLFACARLIIPLREHGITKRILIILYFLITNGALLLCIGIEFYATERKDIIKHILEFVAVFVAFWKFTDFLLKVDKMTTLTHSILELEKEINDAEMEGYLSERISFGKNLCRVFMTLKFWTWIGALISVLLTKQLAFPMWFPLDWEGSTLNYYIVVSFQFVSYAGLVFQDTISDLTRLMYVLIMSGHLHALGIKVSRIGYTDPYNWHNNNVELNKCIQRHQIIIRIVDELNAIISKTYLVVLIVVEINICGSFYQVLFLGEEAYMKACLIAYAVSLSISTGLQCFFGSEIQDKSERFMEAIYCCNWPDQDQKFKKSLLILMTRSRKDILIMAGGVMPVSLPTCLVVFKSSYSLFALLQQMNR; this is encoded by the exons ATGGACGTTCATTCCTCTGaaagtatttttaattttttattcgcTTGTGCTCGTCTGATAATTCCTTTACGGGAGCATGGGATCACTAAACGAATCCTaattattttgtattttctcATAACGAACGGTGCTTTATTATTGTGCATAGGCATTGAGTTTTATGCAACCGAACGAAAAGATATAATCAAACATATTTTGGAGTTCGTAGCCGTTTTCGTCGCCTTCTGGAAATTCACCGACTTCCTTCTCAAAGTCGACAAGATGACCACCTTAACCCATTCAATCCTTGAATTGGAGAAGGAAATCAACGACGCGGAAATGGAAGGTTATTTGAGTGAACGCATTTCTTTCGGAAAGAACCTCTGCCGCGTATTTATGACTCTGAAATTTTGGACTTGGATTGGAGCGCTTATATCCGTCCTTCTAACGAAGCAGCTGGCGTTCCCGATGTGGTTTCCCCTAGACTGGGAAGGGTCTACATTGAACTATTACATCGTAGTTTCCTTCCAATTCGTTTCATACGCTGGACTGGTTTTCCAAGACACTATCAGCGATCTAACGCGGTTGATGTATGTTTTGATCATGTCGGGCCACTTACATGCGCTGGGGATCAAAGTATCGCGAATTGGCTACACTGATCCGTATAATTGGCACAACAATAACGTAGAATTGAATAAATGCATTCAGCGGCACCAAATTATCATAAG AATTGTCGACGAATTGAACGCAATCATATCCAAAACTTATCTGGTCGTGCTAATCGTGGTTGAAATCAACATTTGCGGTAGTTTCTACCAAGTCCTGTTTTTGGGAGAGGAGGCTTACATGAAGGCATGTTTAATTGCTTACGCAGTGTCCTTGAGTATTTCCACTGGTCTTCAGTGCTTTTTCGGGAGTGAAATCCAGGATAAGAGTGAGCGTTTCATGGAGGCAATTTACTGCTGCAATTGGCCCGATCAagaccaaaaattcaaaaagtctCTACTCATCTTGATGACGCGATCGCGAAAGGATATACTGATAATGGCAGGTGGAGTTATGCCCGTATCACTACCGACTTGCTTGGTT